A window of Micrococcus endophyticus contains these coding sequences:
- a CDS encoding cryptochrome/photolyase family protein — translation MTTLLWLRDDLRTLDHEALTAACEDVRDSGGAVVGLWIREEAEVDADGGRLGARPLGAAARWWNHRSLEALAPRLEALGVPLVFARGDAAAVVPAVAAGLGADVVRWSRRYAPRSRALDARIKSMLVDAGVAAHSHPGALLAEPWEVTTKVGGPYGVFTPFHRTLSEVEIAPELEVPEPVDPPGPAVRDALDRLHEEGLLLRLPALGLLDERPRWWEETVALHWEPGERAALDGLARMAQGVANYGATRDVPADADSTTGLSPRLRSGELSVRTAWHAVRRAAVDGQVSAEDARAWIRQLHWREFSWHLTFHHPDLHERPLRPQFAVFPYRQDEELAEAWRRGRTGIRLVDAGMRQLWESGWMHNRVRMVAASLFCKNLLQPWWEGEAWFWDTLVDADEANNPVSWQWVAGSGADASPYFRIFNPDTQAAKFDPEGRYVAQWLPEAVQPLSGYPPAPVVDLTVSRREALDAYEAMKEAVAGRA, via the coding sequence ATGACGACGCTCTTGTGGCTGCGCGATGACCTGCGCACCCTCGACCATGAGGCCCTCACCGCCGCGTGCGAGGACGTCCGTGACTCCGGCGGCGCCGTGGTGGGGCTGTGGATTCGGGAGGAGGCGGAAGTGGACGCGGACGGCGGCCGCCTGGGTGCCCGCCCCCTCGGTGCGGCCGCCCGCTGGTGGAACCACCGCAGCTTGGAGGCCCTGGCCCCCCGGCTCGAGGCCCTCGGGGTGCCGCTGGTGTTCGCCCGGGGGGACGCCGCGGCGGTGGTGCCGGCGGTGGCCGCGGGGCTCGGGGCCGACGTGGTGCGGTGGAGTCGCCGCTACGCGCCACGGTCCCGCGCCCTGGACGCCCGCATCAAGTCCATGCTGGTGGACGCCGGCGTGGCGGCGCACAGCCACCCCGGGGCGCTGCTGGCGGAGCCCTGGGAGGTCACCACGAAGGTCGGCGGCCCGTACGGGGTGTTCACCCCCTTCCACCGCACCCTCTCCGAGGTGGAGATCGCACCGGAGCTGGAGGTGCCCGAGCCCGTGGACCCGCCCGGGCCTGCCGTCCGAGATGCGCTGGACCGACTGCACGAGGAGGGTCTGCTGCTCCGATTGCCGGCTCTGGGCCTGCTGGACGAACGCCCCCGCTGGTGGGAAGAGACCGTGGCGCTGCACTGGGAGCCGGGGGAGCGCGCGGCCCTGGACGGGCTGGCCCGGATGGCGCAGGGCGTGGCCAACTATGGCGCGACCCGGGACGTCCCCGCGGACGCGGACTCCACGACCGGTCTCTCCCCGCGGCTGCGCAGCGGGGAGCTGTCCGTGCGCACCGCCTGGCATGCCGTCCGCCGCGCGGCCGTGGATGGGCAGGTGTCGGCCGAGGACGCTCGGGCCTGGATCCGCCAGCTGCACTGGCGGGAGTTCTCCTGGCACCTCACCTTCCACCACCCCGACCTGCACGAGCGGCCACTGCGGCCGCAGTTCGCCGTGTTCCCCTACCGACAGGATGAGGAGCTCGCCGAGGCGTGGCGGCGCGGCCGCACCGGCATCCGGCTCGTGGACGCCGGCATGCGCCAGCTCTGGGAGAGCGGCTGGATGCACAACCGGGTGCGGATGGTCGCGGCCTCCCTGTTCTGCAAGAACCTCCTGCAGCCCTGGTGGGAAGGGGAGGCGTGGTTCTGGGACACGCTGGTAGACGCGGACGAGGCGAACAACCCGGTGTCGTGGCAGTGGGTGGCCGGCTCGGGGGCGGACGCGTCCCCGTACTTCCGGATTTTCAATCCGGACACTCAGGCCGCGAAATTCGATCCGGAGGGCCGCTACGTGGCTCAGTGGCTGCCCGAGGCCGTGCAGCCGCTCAGCGGGTACCCACCTGCGCCGGTGGTGGACCTGACGGTGTCTCGGCGGGAGGCCCTGGACGCCTACGAGGCCATGAAGGAGGCCGTCGCGGGCCGCGCCTGA
- the obgE gene encoding GTPase ObgE translates to MAAFVDRVVLHLTAGNGGHGCVSVHREKFKPLGGPDGGNGGNGGDITLVVDSQTTTLLDYHHAPHRSAENGQPGMGDHRAGKHGESLVIPVPDGTVVKDEQGNIVADLVGEGASYTAAAGGQGGLGNAALSSVKRKAPGFALLGLPGESRDLTLEIKTVADVALVGFPSAGKSSLIAAISAARPKIADYPFTTLVPNLGVVQAGEVRFTVADVPGLIPGASEGRGLGLEFLRHVERCAALVHVLDCGTLESDRDPIADFEAIEAELEAYAVEPVFSQGGEGVVPLNERPRLVALNKTDLPDGAAMAEMVRAELEGRGLRVFDISALARDGLEALKYAMAGLVTEARERVPEPEPAAPVEVPRRHRRKGEHAEFTVRREERNLEPLFRIRGEKPERWVAQTDFQNDEAVGYLADRLQRVGVEDALFKAGATPGDAVVIGDDASGVLFDWEPTLSAGAELLAGPRGTDLRLDERTRATRAEKRAEQDQRRAARAATRAEMEAERRSGLWTETYDRED, encoded by the coding sequence ATGGCAGCCTTCGTGGACCGCGTGGTCCTCCACCTCACCGCCGGCAACGGCGGGCACGGGTGCGTCTCCGTGCACCGCGAGAAGTTCAAGCCCCTGGGCGGTCCCGACGGCGGCAACGGCGGCAACGGCGGCGACATCACCCTGGTGGTGGACTCCCAGACCACCACCCTGCTCGACTACCACCACGCCCCGCACCGCTCGGCGGAGAACGGGCAGCCGGGCATGGGCGACCACCGCGCCGGCAAGCACGGCGAGTCCCTCGTGATCCCGGTGCCGGACGGCACGGTGGTCAAGGATGAGCAGGGCAACATCGTGGCCGACCTCGTGGGCGAGGGCGCGTCCTACACCGCGGCGGCCGGCGGCCAGGGCGGCCTCGGCAACGCCGCGCTGTCCTCGGTCAAGCGCAAGGCCCCCGGATTCGCCCTGCTGGGCCTGCCGGGGGAGAGCCGCGACCTCACCCTGGAGATCAAGACGGTCGCCGACGTCGCCCTCGTGGGCTTCCCCTCGGCTGGGAAGTCCTCGCTCATCGCGGCGATCTCCGCGGCGCGCCCGAAGATCGCCGACTACCCGTTCACCACGCTCGTGCCCAACCTCGGCGTGGTCCAGGCCGGCGAGGTCCGCTTCACCGTGGCGGACGTGCCCGGGCTGATCCCCGGCGCCTCCGAGGGGCGCGGCCTCGGCCTGGAGTTCCTTCGCCACGTGGAGCGCTGCGCGGCCCTCGTGCACGTCCTGGACTGCGGCACCCTCGAGTCGGACCGGGACCCGATCGCCGACTTCGAGGCCATCGAGGCCGAGCTCGAGGCGTACGCCGTGGAGCCCGTGTTCTCCCAGGGCGGCGAGGGCGTGGTGCCCCTGAACGAGCGCCCGCGCCTGGTGGCCCTGAACAAGACCGACCTGCCCGACGGCGCCGCGATGGCCGAGATGGTCCGCGCCGAGCTCGAGGGCCGCGGCCTGCGCGTGTTCGACATCTCCGCGCTGGCCCGCGACGGCCTGGAGGCGCTCAAGTACGCCATGGCCGGGCTCGTCACCGAGGCCCGCGAGCGGGTCCCCGAGCCCGAGCCGGCCGCCCCCGTGGAGGTGCCCCGCCGGCACCGCCGCAAGGGCGAGCACGCCGAGTTCACCGTCCGCCGCGAGGAGCGCAACCTCGAGCCGCTGTTCCGCATCCGCGGCGAGAAGCCGGAGCGCTGGGTCGCCCAGACCGACTTCCAGAACGACGAGGCCGTCGGCTACCTCGCCGACCGACTGCAGCGCGTGGGCGTGGAGGACGCCCTGTTCAAGGCCGGCGCCACCCCGGGCGACGCCGTCGTGATCGGCGACGACGCCTCGGGCGTGCTCTTCGACTGGGAGCCCACCCTGTCCGCCGGCGCCGAGTTGCTGGCCGGCCCGCGCGGCACCGACCTGCGCCTGGACGAGCGCACGCGCGCCACCCGCGCGGAGAAGCGGGCGGAGCAGGACCAGCGCCGCGCCGCCCGCGCCGCCACGCGCGCCGAGATGGAGGCCGAGCGCCGCTCCGGCCTCTGGACCGAGACGTACGACCGAGAGGACTGA
- a CDS encoding recombinase family protein codes for MALAYVRVSTEDQAEHGAFLNAQRAALAAEADRRGWDVEVVADEGQSGKSLKRPGPQSALTRLDRGETDVLLAVRLDRVSRSVADFAGLLDRCQRRGWGRWSSSHQTSTPLTRRAASRRTCLRPPRSMSGS; via the coding sequence CTGGCCCTCGCATACGTCCGCGTCTCGACCGAGGACCAGGCCGAGCATGGAGCCTTCCTCAACGCCCAGCGCGCCGCGCTCGCGGCCGAGGCTGACCGCCGAGGCTGGGACGTCGAGGTGGTGGCGGATGAGGGCCAGTCCGGCAAGTCCCTGAAACGTCCCGGCCCCCAATCCGCCCTGACCCGCCTCGACCGAGGGGAGACGGACGTCCTGCTTGCCGTCAGGCTCGACCGGGTCAGCCGCTCGGTCGCCGACTTCGCCGGGCTACTCGACCGCTGCCAGCGCCGAGGCTGGGGGCGCTGGTCCTCCTCTCACCAAACATCGACACCGCTGACCCGGCGGGCCGCTTCACGGCGCACGTGCTTGCGTCCGCCGCGCAGTATGAGCGGGAGCTGA
- a CDS encoding glutamate-5-semialdehyde dehydrogenase, with amino-acid sequence MENQESTAPQDQSAGQEAEAPSQEVVDTIRQRAEWARLAVPELATAGRTRKDAVLRHMAESLRSNAAAIITANQEDRARGAEAGTSAALLDRLKLDEPRVEALALGLEALAALPDPVGAVVRGGTLPNGVRMTQTRVPLGVVGAVYEARPNVTVDIAGIALKSGNGVILRGGSAAQSTNAVLIQVLREALADQGFDPNVVQGIDDLGRPGVAALMATRGAVDVLVPRGGRELIQRVVREARVPVIETGEGNVHLYLDASAPKDMAVEIALNAKTHRTSVCNAAETLLIHREAEETGREVLRTLMRSGVLLHVDEAAKAWLPGPTDRGDHARDAVDATEEDWGTEYLDMDMAVRIVDSLDQAIEHIGRWSTGHTEAIVTNDLAAAEQFITQVDAAAVIVNASTRFTDGGELGLGAEVGISTQKMHARGPMGLEELTTTKWILRGDGQVRR; translated from the coding sequence ATGGAGAACCAGGAGAGCACCGCACCCCAGGACCAGTCCGCCGGCCAGGAGGCCGAGGCCCCCTCGCAGGAGGTCGTGGACACGATCCGCCAGCGCGCGGAGTGGGCCCGCCTGGCCGTTCCGGAGCTGGCCACCGCGGGCCGCACCCGCAAGGACGCCGTCCTGCGCCACATGGCCGAGTCGCTGCGCTCCAACGCGGCCGCGATCATCACGGCCAACCAGGAGGACCGCGCCCGCGGCGCCGAGGCCGGCACCTCCGCCGCCCTGCTGGACCGCCTGAAGCTGGACGAGCCGCGCGTCGAGGCGCTGGCGCTCGGCCTCGAGGCCCTCGCCGCCCTGCCGGACCCCGTCGGCGCCGTCGTGCGGGGCGGGACCCTGCCCAACGGCGTGCGGATGACCCAGACCCGCGTGCCCCTGGGCGTGGTGGGCGCCGTGTACGAGGCGCGCCCCAACGTGACCGTGGACATCGCGGGCATCGCCCTGAAGTCCGGCAACGGCGTGATCCTGCGCGGCGGCTCGGCCGCCCAGAGCACCAACGCCGTGCTGATCCAGGTGCTGCGCGAGGCCCTGGCGGACCAGGGCTTCGACCCCAACGTGGTCCAGGGCATCGACGACCTCGGCCGCCCCGGCGTGGCCGCCCTCATGGCCACCCGCGGCGCGGTGGACGTGCTCGTGCCGCGCGGCGGCCGCGAGCTCATCCAGCGCGTGGTCCGCGAGGCCCGCGTGCCCGTGATCGAGACGGGGGAGGGCAACGTCCACCTGTACCTGGACGCCTCCGCCCCGAAGGACATGGCCGTGGAGATCGCCCTCAACGCCAAGACGCACCGCACCTCCGTGTGCAACGCCGCCGAGACCCTGCTGATCCACCGCGAGGCGGAGGAGACCGGCCGCGAGGTGCTGCGCACCCTCATGCGCAGCGGCGTCCTGCTGCACGTGGACGAGGCCGCGAAGGCCTGGCTGCCCGGCCCCACGGACCGCGGCGACCACGCCCGGGACGCGGTGGACGCCACCGAGGAGGACTGGGGCACCGAGTACCTGGACATGGACATGGCCGTGCGGATCGTCGACTCGCTGGACCAGGCGATCGAGCACATCGGCCGCTGGTCCACGGGCCACACCGAGGCCATCGTCACCAACGACCTCGCGGCGGCCGAGCAGTTCATCACCCAGGTGGACGCGGCGGCCGTGATCGTCAACGCCTCCACCCGCTTCACCGACGGCGGCGAGCTCGGCCTCGGGGCCGAGGTCGGCATCTCCACCCAGAAGATGCACGCCCGCGGGCCCATGGGCCTGGAGGAGCTGACCACCACGAAGTGGATCCTGCGCGGCGACGGCCAGGTCCGTCGCTGA
- a CDS encoding NAD-dependent succinate-semialdehyde dehydrogenase: protein MSTPTGYRVQDPSTDQVVETFPALADGEVDQLLAAAETAQRAWAARPIEERATIVQKVADLFEERKDELAQIIATEMGKRVTEGVEEAEFSSAIFGYFADKGPTFAADRPIETFEGGRAMIRHLPLGVLLGVMPWNFPYYQIARFAAPNLMLGNAIVLKHAEICPRSALAVQQIMDDAGVPAGVYTNVFATHDQIAEFIADPRVAGVSLTGSERAGSVIGALAGQHLKKAVLELGGSDPYIVLDAEDPAEAARTAWATRMYNMGQACNSNKRMIVSADIHDAFVAELVSLAEAMKPGEAADEDPTVFTPLSSRGAAEGLGEQVERARQQGATVHVGGTVTDEAGARFAPAVITGVTSEMDAYREELFGPVAVVYKVESADEALALANDSQYGLGGAVFSQDEAQAERVARQLEVGMANVNTPAGEGAEIPFGGVKRSGFGRELGPLGMDEFVNKQMFYVQD, encoded by the coding sequence ATGAGCACCCCCACCGGCTATCGCGTGCAGGACCCCAGCACCGACCAGGTCGTGGAGACCTTCCCCGCCCTCGCCGACGGTGAGGTCGACCAGCTGCTGGCCGCCGCCGAGACCGCCCAGCGTGCGTGGGCCGCCCGCCCCATCGAGGAGCGCGCCACCATCGTGCAGAAGGTCGCGGACCTCTTCGAGGAGCGCAAGGACGAGCTCGCGCAGATCATCGCCACCGAGATGGGCAAGCGCGTGACCGAGGGCGTCGAGGAGGCGGAGTTCAGCTCGGCCATCTTCGGCTACTTCGCGGACAAGGGCCCCACCTTCGCCGCGGACCGCCCCATCGAGACCTTCGAGGGCGGCCGCGCCATGATCCGCCACCTGCCCCTGGGTGTGCTGCTGGGCGTCATGCCCTGGAACTTCCCGTACTACCAGATCGCCCGTTTCGCCGCACCGAACCTCATGCTCGGCAACGCCATCGTGCTCAAGCACGCCGAGATCTGCCCGCGCTCGGCCCTGGCCGTGCAGCAGATCATGGACGACGCCGGCGTGCCGGCCGGCGTGTACACCAACGTGTTCGCCACGCACGACCAGATCGCCGAGTTCATCGCCGACCCGCGCGTGGCCGGCGTCTCCCTGACCGGCTCCGAGCGGGCCGGCTCCGTGATCGGCGCGCTCGCGGGCCAGCACCTCAAGAAGGCCGTCCTCGAGCTCGGCGGCTCGGACCCGTACATCGTGCTCGACGCCGAGGACCCGGCGGAGGCCGCCCGCACCGCGTGGGCGACCCGCATGTACAACATGGGCCAGGCCTGCAACTCCAACAAGCGCATGATCGTCTCGGCGGACATCCATGACGCCTTCGTGGCCGAGCTGGTGTCCCTGGCCGAGGCCATGAAGCCCGGGGAGGCTGCCGACGAGGACCCGACGGTCTTCACCCCGCTGTCCTCGCGCGGTGCCGCGGAGGGCCTGGGCGAGCAGGTGGAGCGGGCCCGGCAGCAGGGTGCGACCGTCCACGTCGGCGGGACCGTCACGGACGAGGCGGGCGCCCGCTTCGCCCCGGCCGTGATCACGGGCGTCACCTCCGAGATGGACGCCTACCGCGAGGAGCTCTTCGGCCCCGTCGCCGTCGTCTACAAGGTGGAGTCCGCGGACGAGGCGCTCGCCCTCGCCAACGACTCCCAGTACGGCCTGGGCGGCGCCGTGTTCTCCCAGGACGAGGCCCAGGCCGAGCGGGTCGCCCGGCAGCTCGAGGTCGGCATGGCGAACGTGAACACGCCGGCCGGCGAGGGCGCAGAGATCCCGTTCGGCGGCGTCAAGCGCTCCGGCTTCGGCCGCGAGCTCGGCCCGCTCGGCATGGACGAGTTCGTCAACAAGCAGATGTTCTACGTCCAGGACTGA
- a CDS encoding recombinase family protein gives MGALVLLSPNIDTADPAGRFTAHVLASAAQYERELISQSIREGMAQRKAEGVRFGRPNEIPDEVRERILRMRAEGVRVSHIARTLTEEGMPTARGGGVWRSSTIDRVLAQAEQMVTAA, from the coding sequence CTGGGGGCGCTGGTCCTCCTCTCACCAAACATCGACACCGCTGACCCGGCGGGCCGCTTCACGGCGCACGTGCTTGCGTCCGCCGCGCAGTATGAGCGGGAGCTGATCAGTCAGAGCATCCGGGAGGGCATGGCCCAGCGGAAGGCCGAGGGCGTCCGGTTCGGCCGCCCCAACGAGATCCCGGACGAGGTCCGCGAGCGTATCCTCCGCATGCGTGCTGAGGGCGTCCGCGTCTCCCACATCGCCCGCACCCTAACCGAGGAGGGCATGCCGACGGCCCGAGGCGGGGGCGTGTGGCGCTCCTCCACCATCGACCGCGTGCTGGCCCAGGCCGAGCAGATGGTCACAGCTGCCTAA
- the rsfS gene encoding ribosome silencing factor, with translation MTVPQTTLDALTVAAAAAADKLGTHIVAFDVAERLGLTDAFLIASGASERQVNAIVDGVEEALLKEEQLKPLRREGRSDGHWVLLDYGHFVVHVQHREDREFYALDRLWKDTPAIDLGLAEEHTRPDAAGEGAADDAAPHAS, from the coding sequence TTGACCGTTCCCCAGACCACCCTGGACGCCCTCACCGTCGCCGCGGCCGCCGCGGCCGACAAGCTGGGCACCCACATCGTGGCGTTCGACGTCGCCGAGCGACTCGGCCTCACGGACGCCTTCCTGATCGCCTCCGGCGCCTCCGAGCGCCAGGTCAATGCCATCGTCGACGGCGTGGAGGAGGCCCTGCTCAAGGAGGAGCAGCTCAAGCCCCTGCGCCGTGAGGGCCGCTCGGACGGCCACTGGGTGCTGCTCGACTACGGCCACTTCGTGGTCCACGTCCAGCACCGCGAGGACCGCGAATTCTACGCGCTGGACCGGCTGTGGAAGGACACCCCGGCCATCGACCTCGGCCTCGCCGAGGAGCACACGCGGCCGGACGCCGCTGGCGAGGGCGCCGCGGACGACGCCGCCCCGCACGCCTCCTGA
- a CDS encoding oxidoreductase, translated as MPPIDAPIRTALIGYGFAGKTFHVPLLHATEGLALTHVVSSRPDAVHADLPDVVVVPDVDALLARHDVDVVVIAAPNDQHTPVARAALRAGRHVVVDKPFTLSLAEARELRGLAAETGRVLRVFQNRRFDSDFLGIAELVRSGRLGDVVHLESRIDRFRPTVRDRWREAAVPGGGIWFDLGPHLVDQALLLFGVPERVDADLAALRPGAPVEDWAHCVLQYPGRRVVLQASMLVAGGSPRFAVHGTRGTAVKELPDQQEAQLRAGLLPDAEGWGADPDPILLHDGEGNTERVPAPTGAQQRSYAGVRDAILGRPNGDAATPDQAVAVMAVLEAAVASAREGRAVEPALTSVERAAYPSVSPAPTAAERHHRSAAAR; from the coding sequence ATGCCCCCCATCGACGCACCGATCCGCACCGCCCTGATCGGCTACGGGTTCGCCGGGAAGACGTTCCACGTCCCCCTGCTCCACGCCACGGAGGGACTCGCTCTCACCCATGTCGTCTCGAGCCGCCCGGACGCGGTGCACGCGGACCTGCCGGACGTCGTCGTGGTGCCCGACGTGGACGCGCTCCTGGCGCGGCACGACGTGGACGTCGTGGTGATCGCCGCCCCGAACGATCAGCACACGCCGGTCGCGCGCGCCGCTCTGAGGGCGGGCAGGCACGTGGTGGTGGACAAGCCGTTCACACTGAGTCTCGCCGAGGCGCGGGAGCTGCGCGGCCTGGCGGCCGAGACGGGGCGGGTGCTGCGGGTGTTCCAGAACCGCCGCTTCGACAGCGACTTCCTGGGCATCGCCGAGCTGGTCCGCTCCGGCCGGCTCGGGGACGTCGTCCACCTCGAGTCCCGGATCGACCGCTTCCGCCCGACCGTCCGGGACCGCTGGCGGGAAGCCGCGGTGCCCGGGGGCGGCATCTGGTTCGACCTCGGCCCGCACCTGGTCGACCAGGCGCTCCTGCTCTTCGGCGTCCCCGAACGCGTGGACGCCGACCTCGCGGCCCTGCGTCCGGGCGCCCCAGTCGAGGACTGGGCCCACTGCGTGTTGCAGTACCCGGGCCGGCGCGTGGTCCTGCAGGCGTCGATGCTCGTGGCCGGCGGCAGCCCGCGCTTCGCGGTCCACGGCACGCGCGGCACCGCGGTGAAGGAACTGCCGGACCAGCAGGAGGCTCAGCTGCGCGCGGGCCTGCTGCCCGACGCCGAGGGCTGGGGCGCCGACCCCGACCCGATCCTCCTGCACGACGGGGAGGGGAACACCGAGCGCGTCCCCGCGCCGACCGGAGCCCAGCAGCGGTCCTATGCGGGTGTGCGCGACGCGATCCTCGGCCGCCCGAACGGCGACGCCGCCACCCCCGACCAGGCCGTCGCCGTGATGGCGGTGCTCGAGGCCGCCGTCGCCTCAGCGCGGGAGGGCCGTGCGGTGGAACCCGCACTCACGTCGGTGGAGCGCGCCGCGTACCCCAGCGTGTCCCCCGCACCGACCGCGGCGGAGCGACATCACCGCAGTGCTGCAGCGCGGTGA
- a CDS encoding histidine phosphatase family protein produces the protein MRLILLRHGETDWNAGDRYQGRTDVELNAVGERQARRAAVGPVGDLLEEAAELVAVASPLARARRTAEILLEARVGAADLALDEQLMELHGGDWEGLELTAIAQRWPEEHRSWRAVPALDAGPVGGETLRGGGERALGALRGRVPQHWAAGAGTAGDPHDDGRQGARTLLAVAHGGVIRAAVGLLLRHEGEAFAALERIDNARAAVLQGAFSPATEGWGDWTLEGYNV, from the coding sequence GTGCGACTGATCCTGCTGCGCCACGGCGAGACGGACTGGAATGCGGGCGACCGCTACCAGGGCCGCACGGACGTGGAGCTCAACGCCGTGGGGGAGCGCCAGGCCCGCCGCGCCGCGGTCGGGCCCGTGGGCGACCTCCTCGAGGAGGCCGCCGAGCTGGTGGCCGTCGCCTCCCCGCTGGCGCGGGCCCGCCGCACCGCCGAGATCCTCCTCGAGGCGCGCGTGGGCGCGGCCGACCTGGCCCTGGACGAGCAGCTCATGGAGCTGCACGGCGGGGACTGGGAGGGGCTGGAGCTGACGGCGATCGCGCAGCGGTGGCCCGAGGAGCACCGCAGCTGGCGCGCCGTCCCGGCGCTCGACGCCGGACCCGTGGGCGGGGAGACTCTGCGCGGGGGCGGCGAGCGGGCGCTCGGTGCGCTGCGCGGCCGCGTGCCGCAGCACTGGGCGGCCGGCGCGGGCACGGCAGGCGACCCTCACGACGACGGCCGGCAGGGTGCCCGCACCCTGCTCGCCGTGGCGCACGGCGGCGTGATCCGCGCGGCCGTGGGGCTGCTGCTGCGCCACGAGGGCGAGGCGTTCGCCGCGCTGGAGAGGATCGACAACGCCCGCGCCGCCGTGCTGCAGGGCGCGTTCTCTCCCGCGACGGAGGGCTGGGGCGACTGGACCCTCGAGGGCTACAACGTCTGA
- the nadD gene encoding nicotinate-nucleotide adenylyltransferase — MTVASRATASEPTAGGARRRRLGIMGGTFDPVHHGHLVAASEVAAEFELDEVIFVPTGQPWQKADRSVSPAEDRYLMTVVATASNPRFTVSRVDIDRPGMTYTVDTLRDLRRLHPDAELFFITGADAMGQILTWKDVDELWDLAHFVGVTRPGHDLTDMGLKDDVSLMEIPAMAISSTDCRERVARGRPVWYLVPDGVVQYIAKHHLYVSDEETP; from the coding sequence ATGACCGTCGCCTCCCGCGCCACCGCCTCCGAGCCCACCGCCGGAGGCGCCCGTCGTCGTCGCCTGGGCATCATGGGCGGCACCTTCGACCCCGTCCACCACGGGCACCTCGTGGCCGCCTCCGAGGTGGCCGCCGAGTTCGAGCTGGACGAGGTGATCTTCGTCCCCACCGGCCAGCCCTGGCAGAAGGCGGACCGCTCGGTCTCCCCGGCCGAGGACCGGTACCTGATGACCGTGGTGGCCACCGCCTCCAACCCGCGCTTCACCGTGTCCCGGGTGGACATCGACCGCCCCGGCATGACCTACACCGTGGACACCCTGCGGGACCTGCGCCGCCTGCATCCGGACGCCGAGCTGTTCTTCATCACCGGCGCCGACGCCATGGGCCAGATCCTCACGTGGAAGGACGTGGACGAGCTCTGGGACCTGGCGCACTTCGTGGGCGTCACCCGCCCGGGCCACGACCTCACGGACATGGGCCTGAAGGACGACGTGTCCCTCATGGAGATCCCCGCCATGGCGATCTCCTCCACGGACTGCCGGGAGCGCGTCGCCCGGGGCCGGCCCGTCTGGTACCTCGTGCCGGACGGCGTGGTCCAGTACATCGCCAAGCATCATCTCTACGTCTCGGATGAGGAGACCCCTTGA
- the proB gene encoding glutamate 5-kinase: MSTRRTVVTRYPTPATRGAEDPRANPVTTRDTMAAARRVVIKIGSSSLTTATGLDVAAIDRLVDVIAELRGRGTQVVLVSSGAIAAGFPHLGLDRRPKDTATQQAAAAVGQGRLLAHYTHSFGRHETEVAQVLLTAEELMRRTQYTNAHRALARLLTLDVMPIVNENDAVATREIRFGDNDRLAALTANLVKADLLVLLSDVDALYTGHPSRPDSRRIPVVATDADLEGVDVRVPGSAGVGTGGMVTKVDAAGIAATTGIPTLLTSAPNAGSAFAGEDVGTWFEATGRRRSARAAWLGLTAEVRGQLVIDDGAVAGAIDRGRSLLAAGITGLSGRFTPGDVVEILDATGRVLARGLVQYSSSQLPPMLGRSTSDLKEDLGAGYDGVVVHADDWVRLAPPRR, translated from the coding sequence ATGAGCACACGCCGCACCGTCGTCACCCGCTACCCCACCCCCGCCACCCGTGGCGCGGAAGATCCGCGGGCCAACCCCGTCACCACGCGGGACACGATGGCCGCGGCGCGCCGGGTCGTGATCAAGATCGGCTCGTCCTCGCTCACCACCGCGACCGGCCTGGACGTGGCGGCCATCGACCGCCTCGTGGACGTCATCGCGGAGCTGCGCGGGCGGGGCACCCAGGTGGTGCTGGTCTCCTCGGGCGCGATCGCCGCGGGCTTCCCGCACCTCGGCCTGGACCGCCGCCCCAAGGACACCGCCACCCAGCAGGCGGCCGCCGCGGTGGGCCAGGGCCGGCTCCTGGCGCACTACACGCACAGCTTCGGGCGCCACGAGACAGAGGTCGCGCAGGTGCTGCTCACCGCCGAGGAGCTCATGCGCCGCACGCAGTACACCAACGCGCACCGCGCGCTGGCGCGGCTGCTCACCCTCGACGTCATGCCGATCGTCAACGAGAACGACGCCGTGGCAACGCGCGAGATCCGGTTCGGCGACAACGACCGCCTCGCCGCGCTCACCGCCAACCTGGTCAAGGCGGACCTGCTCGTGCTGCTCTCGGACGTGGACGCGCTCTACACGGGCCACCCCTCGCGCCCGGACTCGCGGCGCATCCCCGTGGTCGCCACGGACGCGGACCTCGAGGGCGTGGACGTGCGCGTGCCCGGCTCGGCCGGCGTGGGCACGGGCGGCATGGTCACCAAGGTTGACGCGGCGGGCATCGCGGCGACCACCGGCATCCCCACCCTGCTCACCTCGGCCCCGAACGCGGGCTCGGCGTTCGCGGGGGAGGACGTGGGCACGTGGTTCGAGGCCACCGGCCGCCGCCGCTCGGCCCGCGCGGCCTGGCTGGGCCTGACCGCGGAGGTGCGCGGCCAGCTCGTGATCGACGACGGCGCGGTGGCCGGCGCGATCGACCGCGGCCGCTCCCTGCTCGCCGCGGGCATCACCGGCCTCAGCGGCCGGTTCACGCCGGGCGACGTCGTCGAGATCCTCGACGCGACCGGCCGCGTGCTGGCACGCGGGCTCGTGCAGTACTCCTCGTCCCAGTTGCCCCCGATGCTCGGGCGCTCCACGTCCGACCTCAAGGAGGACCTCGGCGCCGGCTACGACGGCGTGGTGGTGCACGCGGACGACTGGGTGCGCCTGGCCCCGCCGCGCCGCTGA